The DNA region AGCGTTCGAAGATTCGCGGCAGGACGGGGTCGGGAATGCCGATGCCGGTGTCCTCGATCTCGATGTGGATTTCCGCTTCCGTCGCCCGGTAGCGCAGGGTCACCCGGCCGCCGGGCTGGTTGTACTTGATGGCGTTGCCGAGCAGATTGACCAGCACCCGCTCCAGGCTGGCGGCGTCGCCGTCGAACAGCGCGCTGTCGTGCTCCGAACCGAAGGTGTGCACCGCGAGGGCGATGTCGCGATCCTCGGCGAGGCCGGAGACCACCTCCACGGCGCGATCGACCAGGCTGGCGAGGAGCACCGGCTTCATCTCGAAGGGTACCTCGACGCTCTCCAGTCGCGACAGCACCAGCAAATCGTCGAGCAACGCCTGCAGGCGGTGGCACTGGTCGAGAACCCGATCGAGGAAGTGGGCGGCGGTGGCCGGCTCCTCGAGGGCGCCGTCGCGCAGGGTCTCCGCATAGCCCCGAATGGCGGCCAGCGGCGTCTTGATTTCGTGCGAGACGTTGGCGACGAAGTCGCGCCTCATGAGGGTCAGGCGGGCCGCCTCGGTGGTGTCTCGGGCGGCCAGCACCAGGCCGCCAGCCTCGGTGTCGAGGAGGTCCGCCGCCAGGGTGACGGTGCGCGATCTCGGCGGCGGCAGCTCGACCTGCCGAATGCGCGATTTCCCTTCCGCCAAGGCTTCGTCCAAGGTTTCGGCCACTGCCGGTACCCGGACGACTTCCAGCGGAGCCCGCCCAATGACCTCGTCCGAGGTGCCGAAGATCTCCTGGAAGGCCGGATTGGTGAGGACGATGTGGCCGTCGCCGTCCACCACCATCACCCCTTCGGAGGTGCTGGAGAGAATGGCCCGCAGGTGATCCCGCTCGGCAGCCACTGCGGCGATCTGCTCTTTGACCCTCTCAGCCAACCGGTTCAAGGAGTGGGCCAGGCGGCCTAGGTCATGGCCGGGGGGAGGCTCCAGGCGATGGTCGTAGTGGCCGCGGGCCAGCTCTTCGGCACCGGCGATCAGGCGTTCGAGGGGGCGGAACAGGTGTCGGCTGAGCCACCATGACAAGACGGCTATCACCAGCAAAGCCGCCGTCGTAGCCAGGGCGAGAATGCTCAAGAGCCGGGGGCGCATTCCTTCTAGGCGGACGCTCGGTTCGGCGACCCGCAGGGCGTATGCCGGACGATCGCCCGCCGCCGAAACGGCGAGGGCTACGTAGATGTAGCTTCGGCCGGTGGTATCGCTCTTGCGCACCGACCAACCCCACCCGTCGCGCCAGGCGGCGACCACCTCTGGTCTTCCGGCGTGGTTGTCCATCATCGAGACTTCCTCGATGGCCCGGGAGCTGTCGGCGAGGACGCGTCCATCCGCTTGCACAACGGTGATTCGGAGCTCGCTCTCGGAGATCAGACCCTGGATCCACCGCTGTAGGGCCACCTCGCCCGCTGGAAAACGCTTCTCGACCTCCGGCGCCAGGGTTCGAACGAAGGTGAGCATGCGGTTCGCACTGGTTTCGGCCACCAGCTTCGGGAGCAACATCCACATGAGCAGGACGGCCACCAGTCCGGCAGCCAAGGCCGGCCACAGAGGTGCGAGGCGGAGTTTGTGCGAGAGAGCCATCGGCAGAGTTTCGGAACCACCCCTTGGGGGTGGCGTTCCAGGGATTATGTGCCAGCCTGCAAGATCAGGGGGGGCGAGTCGGAGAAGATGCTACGGGCGGAGGCGGTAGCCCACGCCGATGATGGTTTCAATGCGGTCCGCCTCGGAGCCGAGCTTGCGCCGCAGGCGGCGAATGTGGGTATCGACGGTGCGGCTGTCGATGCTCTCCGCGTAGCCCCACACGTCGGACAGCAGACGGCTGCGGGATTGCACCCGGCCGCGCCGCTCCATCAGCAGGCGCAGCAGCCGGAACTCCGTCGCCGTCAAAGGCACCTCTTCGCCGGCTACGGTCAGTCGGTGAGCGGGGATGTCGAGTACGATCTCGCCGAGGGAGAGGTTCTCCGGCTCTTCCGGTTCCGGCGCGCCCCGGCGCAGAACCGCCTTCACCCGCAGCACCACCTCGCGGGGACTGAAGGGCTTGGGGATGTAGTCGTCGGCGCCCAGTTCGAGACCCACGATCCGGTCAATCTCTTCCGCCTTGGCGGTCAACATCACCACCGGAATGCGCTCCGTTTCGGCGCTGCGTTTGAGGATTCGGGTCAAATCGAGGCCATCGATGCCGGGCAGCATGAGGTCGATCAGCAAAAGATCCGGCGTCGATTTGCGGGCCGCTTCCAGGGCATCGTCGCCGCGCGGCACGACCTCTACCTGGAAGCCTTCCTTCTCGAGGTTGTAGCGCAAAACCTCGGCGATGTCCGCGTCGTCTTCGACGACCAGGATTCTTGCCTCGGGCATGTGATGACCCTAGCACGGGATTCCACAGAAGCTGTGGATAAGTCTGTGGAAAAAGTGGTGGAAAAGGAGTGGAAAAGTGTTGGTGGAGGTGGTCCGAGCAAGTTGCCCAGAAATTTGTGCAACTCACATAAGTGTTGTAAATATTGGGTTTAGTTTATTCTCTGGAAGGCGGGGCGGAAATCCGGCACAACGGTCTGGACTTTTCCACAGGGAGCGGTGGAAAAGTCCGTGTGAACGAACTGTTAAATCCCTGTGACGGAAGCGGTTAGGCGCGGCGAAAAGGGCCACGGGGTGGGCCGCCGCGAAAGATTTTTCGCCAACCTCCGCAAGGAAACGTCGCTTCAAGAGTTTCTTCCAGCGAGCGGAAGCGGTGGCGCCGCCGGCGCCGCGAGAGCTGAAAGAGCGACCGCAGCGCCACCGGCTTCACAACCGACGTTGAACCTACACCCGGAGGACAATTCTCATGACTCTGAAGAACCTGACGAAAACCTTGATCCCGACCTTGCTGGCGGTGCTCCTGTTGGCGCCGGTGGCGTTCGCCAACGGTCCAGCTCCGGAGTCGGATGACGAGCATGCCTTTCACTACGGCGCGATGCGCGGCGAGGCCGGCGAAGCCGGAGTGCGGGGCCACCGCTTCCTGCGCCGGGCGGCTCGCTACCTGGACCTGACGGAAGAACAGCGGACCGCCATCCGCCAGATCTTCGAAGACGCCCGCGGCGAAGGCGAACCGATCCGCAGCGAAATGCGCGGCCTGCGCGAGGAACTGAAGACTTTGCTCGACTCCGGCGCCAGCGCCGATGAAGTGGGACAGGTGGCGATTGCCCTCCATGCGGTGCGCGGCCAGGCGAAGGATCTGCGCGCCGACATCCATGAGCGGGTGAAGGAGCAATTGACGGCCGAGCAGATCGATCGCCTCGAGGATATGAAAGAGGCGCGCGGCGAGGGGCGGGGCCGCCGCGCCGACCACCGCCGTGGCGGTCTACACGGCCGTTAATCGACTGCTGCCAGCGGTGTCCGCTGTGGTAGTTTGCGCGGGCTCTCCTCTTCACGGGGAGAGCCTTTTTCGCGTTTGAGATTCTGTTCAGGAGGACCACGGCTATGTCCGCAGGGGAACCGCAAGAAACGCTCCGCCGAACACCTCTCTTCGAAGCCCACCGCGCGGCCGGCGGCAAGATCGTGCCTTTCGCCGGCTGGGAGATGCCGGTGCAGTACCAAGGGGTGATCGACGAGCACCGCGCCGTGCGCACGGCGGCGGGCCTGTTCGATGTGTCGCACATGGGCGAGGTGTCGGTGATAGGTCCGGGAGCCGAGTCCTTTCTTCAGTGGCTCACGCCGAACGACGTCTCGAAGCTCACCGACGGCCGCGCTCACTACAGCGGTTTGCTGACCGAGCGCGGCACCTATCTCGACGATCTTTTGGTCTACCGGCGCGGTGCCGAGAACTATCTGCTGGTGGTCAACGCCGCCAACCGCACGAGCGACTTTGCCCACATTGCCGAGCAGGCGGCCCGTTTCGACGGGGTGGAGGTCGAGGACCGGTCCGATGCCTATGCCTTGCTGGCGCTTCAGGGACCGCGGTCGGTGGACATCCTGGCGCCCCTCGCCTCCTTCGACGTGGCGGCACTGCGGTACTACGGTTTCGCCGAGGGCGCCGTAGCGGACCGACCGGCGCTGATCTCCCGCACCGGGTACACCGGGGAGGACGGCTTCGAACTCTACGTCGCGCCGGACGACGCAACGCCGATTTGGGATCGCCTGCTGGCGGACGGTGCGGAACACGGCCTGCAGCCGGCGGGCCTCGGGGCGCGCGACACTCTGCGCCTGGAGGCCGCCATGGCCCTCTACGGTCACGAACTGAACGCGGACACTACGCCCTACGAAGCCGGTCTCGGTTGGGTGGTGAAACTCGACAAAGGCGACTTCCTCGGCCGTTCGGCGCTGGCCGCCCAGAAGGCCGAAGGGGTCGATCGAAAGCTGGTCGGTTTCGAGGTGGAAGGCAAGGGCATTGCGCGCGAAGGCCACGGCGTCAAGGTGGGGGAGCGTGCCGTCGGCGAGGTGACCAGCGGCACCTGGAGCCCGACCTTCGAAAAGGCCCTCGGGCTGGCCTACGTGGAGGCCGGAGAAGCCGAGGTAGGCAAGCAAATCGTGCTCGACGTGCGCGGCCGCGCAGTGGCCGGTCGCCTGGCGGAGATCCCCTTCTACCGGCGCCCCAAATAGGATCGTTTGATTCGCCTTTCGGATGAGATAATGACGATGGCGCCGCCGGGAGCCCGGACGCCGGGAGCCCGGATGCCGGGAGCCCGGACGCCGGAAA from Acidobacteriota bacterium includes:
- a CDS encoding ATP-binding protein codes for the protein MALSHKLRLAPLWPALAAGLVAVLLMWMLLPKLVAETSANRMLTFVRTLAPEVEKRFPAGEVALQRWIQGLISESELRITVVQADGRVLADSSRAIEEVSMMDNHAGRPEVVAAWRDGWGWSVRKSDTTGRSYIYVALAVSAAGDRPAYALRVAEPSVRLEGMRPRLLSILALATTAALLVIAVLSWWLSRHLFRPLERLIAGAEELARGHYDHRLEPPPGHDLGRLAHSLNRLAERVKEQIAAVAAERDHLRAILSSTSEGVMVVDGDGHIVLTNPAFQEIFGTSDEVIGRAPLEVVRVPAVAETLDEALAEGKSRIRQVELPPPRSRTVTLAADLLDTEAGGLVLAARDTTEAARLTLMRRDFVANVSHEIKTPLAAIRGYAETLRDGALEEPATAAHFLDRVLDQCHRLQALLDDLLVLSRLESVEVPFEMKPVLLASLVDRAVEVVSGLAEDRDIALAVHTFGSEHDSALFDGDAASLERVLVNLLGNAIKYNQPGGRVTLRYRATEAEIHIEIEDTGIGIPDPVLPRIFERFYRVDKGRSRDEGGTGLGLAIVKHVVQGHKGRLDVVSQVGVGTTFRVTLPRFSSDPSSGIAAP
- a CDS encoding response regulator transcription factor, coding for MPEARILVVEDDADIAEVLRYNLEKEGFQVEVVPRGDDALEAARKSTPDLLLIDLMLPGIDGLDLTRILKRSAETERIPVVMLTAKAEEIDRIVGLELGADDYIPKPFSPREVVLRVKAVLRRGAPEPEEPENLSLGEIVLDIPAHRLTVAGEEVPLTATEFRLLRLLMERRGRVQSRSRLLSDVWGYAESIDSRTVDTHIRRLRRKLGSEADRIETIIGVGYRLRP
- a CDS encoding Spy/CpxP family protein refolding chaperone, with amino-acid sequence MTLKNLTKTLIPTLLAVLLLAPVAFANGPAPESDDEHAFHYGAMRGEAGEAGVRGHRFLRRAARYLDLTEEQRTAIRQIFEDARGEGEPIRSEMRGLREELKTLLDSGASADEVGQVAIALHAVRGQAKDLRADIHERVKEQLTAEQIDRLEDMKEARGEGRGRRADHRRGGLHGR
- the gcvT gene encoding glycine cleavage system aminomethyltransferase GcvT: MSAGEPQETLRRTPLFEAHRAAGGKIVPFAGWEMPVQYQGVIDEHRAVRTAAGLFDVSHMGEVSVIGPGAESFLQWLTPNDVSKLTDGRAHYSGLLTERGTYLDDLLVYRRGAENYLLVVNAANRTSDFAHIAEQAARFDGVEVEDRSDAYALLALQGPRSVDILAPLASFDVAALRYYGFAEGAVADRPALISRTGYTGEDGFELYVAPDDATPIWDRLLADGAEHGLQPAGLGARDTLRLEAAMALYGHELNADTTPYEAGLGWVVKLDKGDFLGRSALAAQKAEGVDRKLVGFEVEGKGIAREGHGVKVGERAVGEVTSGTWSPTFEKALGLAYVEAGEAEVGKQIVLDVRGRAVAGRLAEIPFYRRPK